The following coding sequences lie in one Haladaptatus sp. DJG-WS-42 genomic window:
- a CDS encoding MBL fold metallo-hydrolase, translating into MVLPDAIHPIPLSVPFGDHDIEIHPVAVETDHGLILVDTAVPDAHGDIDAHLRTLGYGIEDISAIIITHHDADHAAGLARLVSRTHALVCTHGREVPYLEGKKPPAKGNWVPDPVPVDVQLVDGVSFRTEAGPMQVVSTPGHSPGHCSLYFPTTYTLIAGDALNVADGLIGPRPAFTPDMETATESVEKLATFDVTTTHCYHGGTVPEGTMRIKEILASLR; encoded by the coding sequence ATGGTACTCCCCGACGCGATACACCCCATTCCCCTTTCCGTGCCGTTTGGCGACCACGACATCGAGATTCATCCCGTTGCGGTCGAAACCGACCATGGCCTCATCCTCGTTGACACGGCGGTTCCGGACGCCCACGGCGACATCGACGCCCACCTCAGAACGCTTGGGTACGGCATCGAAGACATCAGTGCCATCATCATCACGCACCACGACGCAGACCACGCCGCTGGACTGGCGCGCCTCGTCAGTAGAACCCACGCGCTCGTCTGCACGCACGGCCGGGAAGTCCCCTATCTCGAAGGCAAAAAACCACCAGCGAAGGGCAACTGGGTTCCCGACCCAGTTCCCGTTGACGTCCAACTCGTCGATGGCGTCAGCTTCAGAACCGAGGCTGGGCCGATGCAGGTTGTCTCGACGCCGGGCCACTCGCCGGGCCACTGCTCGCTGTATTTCCCCACCACGTATACGCTCATCGCGGGTGACGCGCTCAACGTCGCAGACGGACTCATCGGGCCGAGACCGGCGTTCACCCCGGACATGGAGACGGCCACGGAGTCGGTCGAAAAACTCGCCACGTTCGACGTGACGACGACGCACTGCTATCACGGCGGCACCGTGCCCGAAGGCACGATGCGCATCAAAGAGATTCTCGCGTCGCTTCGCTGA